One segment of Macrotis lagotis isolate mMagLag1 chromosome 1, bilby.v1.9.chrom.fasta, whole genome shotgun sequence DNA contains the following:
- the LOC141513790 gene encoding LOW QUALITY PROTEIN: DNA (cytosine-5)-methyltransferase 3B-like (The sequence of the model RefSeq protein was modified relative to this genomic sequence to represent the inferred CDS: inserted 1 base in 1 codon; substituted 1 base at 1 genomic stop codon) gives MKGDTRRYNGEEASKEELSLVNGSDDDILSPPVLEAVESLEIKGRRVSRRGLSKREPSHMITLDEDLTDDSEVSEIPVMPKLYRETKIQPESSNTQCRQSTDILPTAIQSALISYITIDLTKDLGSNSTTRHSAQERCRHSLGSQTVILENHDQMEYQNGKEFHIGEFVWGXIKGFSWWPAIVVSWKSNTKRQAIPGMRWVQWFGDGKYSEVPSDKLVSLALFSQHFNLPTFNKLVSYRKALFQALEMAKSRTGKTFLAIPGASWDEKLKPLLDWAHGGFQPMGEEGLKPKKKLDGSINPEPKQRRKTVEENSVQESVPPPKRLRTNCLKNNNKERVEEDQSREKMVSDILNNKSNPEDNCLACGRKNPASFHPLFEGGLCHTCKDRFLELFYMYDDDGYQSYCTVCCEGQELLLCNNTSCCRCFCVECLDVLVGAGTSASAKAQEPWSCSMCQPQRCYGVLQRRKDWNILIQEFFTNDITQEYAVPKLYPAVPASRRQPIRVLSLFDGIATGYLVLKELGIKVDKYIASEICEDSIAVGTVKHEGNIKYVHYVRNITKRQIDEWGPFDLLIGGSPCNDLSNVNPARKGLYEGTGRLFFEFYHLLNYTRPKEGDEHPFFWMFENVVAMRVNDKRDISRFLECNPVMIDAIKVSAAHRARYYWGNLPGMNRPVIASKTDKLELQDCLEYNRITKLKEVQTITTKLNSIKQGKSQQFPVIMNGKEDILWCTELERIFGFPVHYTDVSNMGXGARQKLLGRSWSIPVIRHLFAPLKDYFACE, from the exons ATGAAGGGAGATACTCGAAGATATAATGGCGAAGAAGCCAGTAAAGAAGAATTGAGTTTGGTCAATGGCAGTGATGATGACATTCTCTCTCCTCCAGTCCTGGAAGCAGTAGAGAGCCTGGAGATCAAAGGTCGTAGGGTAAGTCGACGGGGACTGTCGAAAAGGGAACCCTCTCATATGATCACCTTGGATGAGGACCTGACTGATGACTCAGAAGTATCAGAAATCCCTGTGATGCCAAAGCTGTATAGAGAAACCAAGATTCAACCCGAAAGTTCAAACACCCA ATGTAGACAGTCCACTGACATCCTGCCCACTGCTATCCAGTCTGCCCTGATCTCTTACATCACCATTGATCTCACCAAAGATCTTGGAAGCAACTCAACTACCAGGCATAGTGCTCAGGAAAGATGTCGTCATTCTTTGGGTTCCCAAACTGTGATTTTGGAGAACCATGATCAGATGGAATACCAGAATGGAAAAGAGTTTCATATTGGTGAATTTGTCTGGG AGATTAAAGGTTTTTCCTGGTGGCCAGCTATTGTGGTTTCCTGGAAATCTAACACAAAGCGCCAGGCCATCCCTGGCATGAGATGGGTACAGTGGTTTGGTGATGGCAAGTATTCTGAGGTCCCCTCAGACAAGTTAGTGAGCCTTGCATTATTTAGCCAACACTTCAATTTACCTACATTTAACAAGCTGGTATCTTACAGGAAGGCTTTGTTCCAAGCCCTGGAGATGGCCAAGAGCAGGACTGGCAAGACTTTTCTAGCCATTCCTGGTGCCTCATGGGATGAAAAACTCAAGCCCTTGTTAGATTGGGCTCATGGAGGCTTCCAGCCAATGGGAGAAGAGGGTctcaaaccaaaaaagaaattagatggaAGTATAAATCCagagccaaaacaaagaagaaaaactgtAGAGGAAAACAGTGTCCAAGAAAGTGTGCCTCCTCCAAAACGCTTGAGGACCAACTGcttgaagaacaacaacaaagaacgCGTAGAGGAAGATCAAAGCCGAGAGAAAATGGTTTCTGACATCTTAAACAACAAAAGCAACCCTGAAGATAACTGCCTAGCCTGTGGAAGAAAAAACCCAGCCTCCTTTCATCCTCTCTTTGAAGGGGGCCTCTGCCATACATGTAAAGATAGATTTTTAGAACTATTCTATATGTATGATGATGATGGATATCAGTCATACTGTACCGTGTGCTGTGAGGGACAGGAGCTCTTGCTTTGTAACAATACAAGCTGTTGCAGGTGTTTTTGTGTTGAATGCCTTGATGTTCTGGTTGGGGCAGGGACTTCAGCCAGTGCCAAAGCACAAGAGCCCTGGAGTTGTTCTATGTGCCAGCCTCAGCGATGCTATGGGGTCTTACAACGTCGAAAGGACTGGAACATTCTCATTCAGGAATTCTTTACCAATGACATAACTCAGGAATATGCAGTTCCAAAATTGTATCCAGCAGTCCCTGCATCTAGAAGACAACCAATTAGGGTTCTGTCCCTTTTTGATGGTATAGCTACAGGCTACTTAGTGCTAAAAGAGTTGGGTATCAAGGTAGATAAGTACATTGCTTCAGAGATCTGTGAAGATTCCATTGCTGTTGGGACAGTCAAGCATGAAGGAAATATCAAATATGTTCATTATGTCAGAAACATCACAAAGCGCCAGATTGATGAATGGGGACCATTTGATTTGCTTATTGGTGGAAGTCCATGTAATGATCTTTCAAATGTGAATCCTGCCAGGAAGGGCCTGTATGAGGGCACAGGAAGACTGTTCTTTGAATTCTACCATTTACTCAATTATACCCGTCCCAAAGAGGGGGATGAGCACCCTTTCTTCTGGATGTTTGAGAATGTCGTGGCCATGAGGGTTAATGACAAGAGGGACATTTCAAGGTTTTTGGAGTGTAACCCAGTAATGATTGATGCCATCAAAGTCTCAGCTGCACACCGAGCCCGCTATTACTGGGGCAACCTTCCTGGGATGAACAGGCCGGTGATAGCATCAAAGACCGATAAACTCGAGCTTCAGGACTGTCTGGAGTACAATAGGATAACGAAGTTAAAGGAAGTACAGACAATAACAACTAAGTTGAACTCGATCAAACAGGGGAAAAGTCAGCAATTCCCTGTTATCATGAATGGCAAAGAAGATATATTATGGTGcacagagctagaaagaattTTTGGCTTTCCTGTCCATTACACCGACGTGTCAAACATGGGTTGAGGTGCTCGCCAGAAGTTGCTGGGCAGATCCTGGAGCATCCCTGTTATCCGGCATCTTTTTGCCCCACTGAAGGACTACTTTGCCTGTGAATAA